aacccacacacctcctgggtgtgaGTGACTGTCCCATCGagtggcacccagaccacttaCAGCTACAGAACTAGCCtcttctgcagccttagctgagtggcGGCTGGaatttagctcaaactgtagaggcttctgctctgagctccagaggtcccaggttcacgCCCCTCTCTTAGGGGTTACATGTGCTCACATGGAGAACAGCCCAACGTGGTGCTaactcctcctcctgcctttcctAGGTAAGTGACCTCTTTCTCCTGTTAcccactcccctctcctcccaacaTCCCACCTCCTGTGAACTTGGATCTCATCAGCTCTCCTCTCACTTCcagcctctctgcagctcctTCCCCGGCTGGTGTCCTCTGCAGGTAAGACTGATCCCTGTCCATGCTGAGatgccactgctggggctgggaatctCTTAGGAGCCGGGGTGAggtgtcccccctccccacactgaaGCTGTGGGATGTGGAAGTGTAGGCAGCTGTGTGTCTAGAAGCCTCTGACCCACTCTCTGCTCCTGACAAcaagccagcccctgctcctcctgaCCCAACAGGGTTCTCAGCCCAGGTCTTAGCTGAAAGGCTAAGGCCAGGTCAGACCCTGGAAGCTGAATGCCTCTTGGCCCCTTAAAGGGATGGGGGCCTTCCATGGGTGGGCTGGATTTTCTGTGTGTACAGGAGAATGATGAGTCGAGCTCTGGAAAATGCTGAAGCCGCACTTTCTCCTGGGAATGTGCAATGTGCTTTCtgacccctccccctctgccctggccccatgccTGCATGAAGCTCCCAGTTCCTCTTTCTCCTTCATCCCGTTTCCACCATGCCACGGGGCAGCCGTGAGGAGACGGGATGCCGGGAGGtcccccctgcccagctgtgTTCACCTCAGCCCTGTTGTATGAAGGCCAGCTCCCCCTTCTTCCAGCAAAGAGAaggcataagaatggccacagtgggtcagaccaaaggtccatctagcccggtctcctgtcttccaacagtggccaatgccaggtgcctggagggagtgaaccaaacaggtcaTCATTGAGTGgttcctctcctgtcatctgtttccagcctctgacaaacagaggccagggacaccgtccctccccatcctggctaacagctctGGGTGGCGCTAACCTCAGTGCAGAGCAGACTCTTAACCCTGCATACAAGGAGTTCACCTTAACTCTTGAGTTCTGGGACTCCAGAAGCAAAGCCCAAAGGAAAAGTCTGTGATAGCTCCAAGTGAGCCTCCCCACCTTGGTGGCTTGGAGGTCGGGCAAATAGAAAGCTCTCCCTTGTGGTTGAGTCCATGTTGGTTATGAGCTGGTGACAAGGGACCTTTCTTGTCCCAGTTCTACACCCGGCCCCGAGCTTCTCTGTGACCCCGCAGCAGGATGAATACCTGTTTGGAGATGTCGTCAACCTCTCTTGTTCGGCCCCCGCTACGAAGGATAATCTGCGGGAATTCCACTACTACAGCGATGTGGGATGGGCTGTGACAGCCAGGGTGTCCAACAGGAAACACACATACAAGCTCAATGTCACAAACCCACAGCAGAGCGGCGTGTACACCTGTGCGTATTACACAGAGAAGCACGGCAGTTACACCAAGTCTGAGGAGAGCCATGGTATCGCCATCAAAGTCAAAGGTGAGATCTCTCTATCTACACCgcatctatctacctatctatctatctatccccacacaccgtatctatgtatctatctatctatccccacacaccgtatctatctatctatcctcacaCACCGTAtgtacctatctatctatctatccccatactctgtatctctctatctatccccacacaccatatctatctatctatctatccatccccacacaccatatctatctatctatctatcctcacaCACCGTAtgtacctatctatctatctatccccataatctgtatctctctatctatccccacacaccatatctatctatctatctatctatccccacacactgtATGTAtgtatctatccccatacaccgtatctatctatccccacacaccatatctatctatctatctatccccacacaccgtatgtatgtatgtatctatctatctatctatccccatactcTGTATCtctctatctacctatctatctatctatccccacacaccgtatctacctatctatctatctatccccagacaccgtatgtatgtatgtatctatctctctatctacttatctatctatccatccccacacactgtatctatctatctatctatccatctatccccacacaccgtatctatctatctatctatctgtccatccccatacaccgtatctatctatccatcctcacacaccgtatctatctatgtCTATCTCTCTATCTACaccacatctatctatctatctatctatctatccccacacaccgtatgtatgtatgtatgtatgtatctatctatctatccccatactcTGTATCtctctatctacctatctatccatctatccccacacaccgtatctatctacctatctatctatctatccccacacaccgtatctatctacctatctatctatctatccccacacaccgtatctatctacctatctatccatctatccccacacaccgtatctatctatctatctatctatccccatacaccgtatctatctatccatcctcacacaccgtatctatctatgtCTATCTCTCTATCTGTCTATCCCCACACACTGTATctagctatctatctatccccatacaccgcaTCTGTCTATGTATCTATCGATCTATGTATCCGCAtgcaccgtatctatctatctatctatctatctatccatccccatacaccgtatctatctatctacctattgtcggggaagccactttcccctggggtacagtgtctcCCAAAGGtccaaggctggaggtcaaagcagtgaggcaagagtgagatctaaaaggagactttatttgcatgcatgcaggctgccagcttccaaagaagtgggagccctgagaaccagTTCCAAGGACTCTTTGTACAGTTTGTTTCGACAGTTTAGTCATTAATTGTTTTCTTTAACAtgtgaaagtctcagcagaattgtcCTGAGACATGTCTGTAAGCACCAGCTGTgccagaggccagtttacaccaCAAAGGTACCTGATAACCCAGACAGAAGAGCCTACAGGATAAATTGTCTCTAGGTGACCAGGTAGGGACTTCACAGAGGTGCAGATGACTCCCTAGTATCCCTTACAGAGTGAGGTCTGGTTAGTGTGGAAAAAACTCTTTTAACCCTTAGAGCAGTTTTTCCCCTACACTATCTAtctacaccgtatctatctatctccgtacaccatatctatctatctatctatctatctatctatccatccccacacaccgtatctatctatccatctatctatctatctatccccatacaccgtatctatctatctaactatctagccccatacaccatatctatctatctatctatccctcccaCATTCAATAAATGCACAGCTATATCAGTGTGAGACCTCCTTCTCTATTAAGGTCACCCACCACTTCCATCCCTGTTGGGAAGGTATTTAACACTCTCCCAATCCCAAGATGCACCGTTAGCTTTTGAAGGTAAATGAAGGTCTATGGGTTTCCATGATGGAGGAAGGTCTCTCTGGCCCTTTGTTGCTCAACAGCAGGGGGGTCTGTGCCATGGGTTATCTGTCATGGCTAATTTCACCCCGTTCTCTCCAAAATCATGGGCATCCAACATGGCTGCCCGCCCAAATTGGCAAGTCGCACTGCACAAATGGTGGGTAAATACGGCTGCTCACGTGGGAAAAGCTTCTCTGCCCAACATGGCCACCCAAACACAGACACAGTGGACGCTCACCCTGGGCGTAATAAAAGGGGCTGCCCAAATTCCCACCCAGCTCaaacataagaatgtaagaatggccacactgggtcaagcCAAATGTCCATCTAACCCACCCTGGtcaacgccaggtgccccagagggaatgaacagaacagggaatcatcaagagagccatcctctgtcacccattcccaggcaAGAGACACTGTTCCCACTGACCGAGTCTGAGGGCCATTGATGGACTCTTTTCCAGGGATTTATCTAACTCCTTTTTGAACCCTCATAGAatcctacagctggaagggacctcaggacgtcatctagtccagccccctgcttcaagcaggatcaacccccactaagtcatctcagtcaggatcttgtccagccaggacttaaaaacctcaggggatggggaatccaccacctctctaggcaacacattccagtgcttcaccaacctcctggtgaagtagtttttcctaatatctaacctacacctctccctcttcaactccttgttctgctgtctgacaccactaACAACAGTTCCTCACGcttcttagagctccccttcaggaaggtgaaggttgctattaaatcacctctaagtccgCTCTTCTGTAaacctgacaaagtcctggtctttCCGACATCCTCTGGCAGCATGACGGCCCAGCTGAGCTGGGTACCGGGCCACCACTCTGAGTGCCCAAAGAAAATCAGGACTCGAAGGGATTGAGGAGCCTGGTTGCCCCACACAGTTGCCCAATGGctacctgcaccccccccccccggagcttTTTGGGAAAGGAGTTCCCAATTCCTGCCCACAATCCTGAGCCTAACCCATTCCATTATCCAAAGCACGTCTCCTCTgtcctccatcccccaccccggcTGACCCCCCTCTGGTTTTGCTGTCCACCTCAGACTTTCCTCCAGCACCAAAGCTGACTATGGATCCCCTGTCTGGAGACGTGGGTGAGGGGCACCCACTCGTCCTCACCTGCACTGCCCCCGGGGATGCTGCAGACCGGAGGTTTCATTTCTACCACAATGGCGCCCAGGTCCTCCCCGAGGACATGGGATCAGAAGTCAGCACCTTGGAGCCCATCGCTGGAGGGATGAAGGTCTCCTCGCTCAGCATCCCACAGTTCAGCGTCAACCGCACCGGACAGTACAGCTGCCAGTATGATGAAGTGGACAGCGGCAGGTGGATCCCGTCTACCATGAGCCAGGCGATGACGGCCACCTTGAAAGGTGAGGCTGTCCATGGGAAAAACACCCAGCCCTGGATGTGCTGACCACGTCCTACAGCACAGGCAACCACATCACACAAacgcacacacacagtcacagagTTCAGCTCTCAAACGCTGCCACCCAGCATGgtcaccccatccctgctcccctaGTGCCCATTATAGACTATAGCTGCCTCTTCATTGCACTCGGCACTGGGGTTCCCTGGCTGACCTCCCCTCTCTGATGTTCCCCACAGATCCCCCTTCCCCGCCAGTGCTGAGCATGGATCCCCCCTCCGGAGTGGTGGCCGAagggctccccctgctcctcacctGCACAGCCCATGGGGGCCCAGCTGAGCGGAGGTTTCACTTCTACAAGGACGGAGCAGAGCTGGTTCCTGGAGACGCTGGGTCTGATGTGAACATGGCCAAGCCCGGCACCGGCTCAGCGAGTGTCTCCATGCTCAGCATCCCCCGGACCGGTTCAGACAGCGCCGGGATATTCGCCTGCGGGTACGAGGAGTCCGTGAACGGGAGATGGGTCTTGTCCCCCAGAAGCCAAGCGCTGAACGTCACCGTGAAGGGTGAGGCTGCCTCAGAATCCCCCATTCCAGGCTGGGTATGGGCAGGGCTTACTCAACCAGGGGGCGGGCGGGACCCTTGGGCATCGGTAGCTGTTCAGCTGCCCTTGAAGGGGAAcaacacttcaatgagacaaacgaTTCCACCACACGTCCACTTAATTCTGCCCATCGATTGCTCTAACGTCCCGTTGACTGACGTTTACCGTGGCGATGGGCTCGCCAGAGAGGTTTGCAAAAGGGCAGCGCGTGCAGCAAGCTAAACGAGGATCGAACGCATCCATGTTTCCAACCCGCCACCGAATACGCCGCCCGCCAGCGAGCACGGACGCGTTTCCAGCGTCTGCTCAACGCTGTGCCGGGGACGTTGCGTAAAGGTGGAAATACTGGGCacggctcccctccccgccagcccattggagccaggacttGGCTTTGAAACAGCTGCGGttccccctccccttttgccacagcagggagtgggggtgggctctGTTACAGCTCTTATAGgcaaggaagcagcatttcagctgcctcccagcacgaGCAGGGCCCTGTCGGGGTCGGCATTTCCCCTCAGGCTGGCTCTGCAGAGAGTCGCCCTGCAGGAGAAACTGATGAGCCCCTCGCCAGTTGGGACtcgggcagccttgctgcttcagcTCCAGCTGGCCTGGGGTCGTCTATTTCCCCCTTCCccgtggctctgcaaagagccaccggGGGGAGAAATGGATGAAATTTCACGGCACACCGGAACAATTCTCAGgacacaccagtgtgccacagcacaccaactgaaaaccactgccctatgTTGTCCCAAATTGCCTGCCATCATGAAGACCTgtccctctgctgccctgggtgcCCGTTATACGGTATAGCCACCGCTTCCCCCCCGAAGCTACCCTAGAGCCCACTCTACAGGATTGCCAcctattccccacccccaccctctgcaggcCCTAGTTATATGACCTTGGTGTGTCTCACACAATATGCGCTGTGGGTCTCTAAGTACCCAGGCTTATGTTCCCctcagagccccctccccagccacagctgcatgtGGATCCCCCTGCCGGAGCCGTGAGTGAAGGACTTCCCTTGCTCATCACCTGCACGGCCCCTGTGCCCTCTGGAGGGCAGAGGTTTCATTTCTACAAGGACGGGGCCGAGATCATCCCCGGGGCCTCAGGACCGGAGCTCATTACCCCCAGGCCCGGCACCGTCTTGAAGAGTCTCAGCATTCCAGAGGCCGGTCCTGACGCTGCTGGTGAATTCACCTGCACGTACGAAGAGAAAGTGAGCGGGCAATGGGTCAGCTCCCCGAGGAGCCAGGCTGCAACGGTCACCGTGAAAGGTGAGTGGCTGAATTCTACTGGGTAGATTCCCAACATTAAGTCCCCCCAGCATCACAGCAGGTGCTCTAACATTAGAAGGTGGGCAGGGAGAATGCAGCGGTTTGGGCATTGACCTTGTAACCCAAGAGTTttaggaggctatttaggggtctggggtaaatagacTTAAAAAATATCAGTGAGGGACGGTCCTTGGccaggactggacttgatgacttctcatcTTTCTTTCCAGGTCTATTGACCATGTATAGCTCCATATCAGAAATAAAGATGCTGCAAACCTGGGGTAGTATCCATGTTCAACCAACAGGTGGCAGCAAGTCCTTTAGCAAAAGTCTCTGGCAGGCAGAAAACCATCCCTTAAAGGGATGGACGCTGCAATGCCCTGCACCAGCTGGTTTATAGTGATGGTAGGAGATCCTTATTTGCTGTCCTCCTTACCCTGTGATCACCGTCTGGTACCTCctgcttttttccctctttctccagGTAGGGCGTCTCTGCTCATCcccctggtggctgggtgcagcggcGTGGCCGTGGCTCtgattttgctgctgcttctcatctGTCTCTGCAAACGGACGAAGAAAGGtgcgtggggaggggagaaggggctgggacACGGGAGACAGAGCCCCAGGTGTTCAAGCTGTTCGTGTGAGTCCCCACATCCCACTCCCACTCTCTTGGACCCTCTTGCAAAGGATGGGTTGACTGGCGACAGCAAGACTGCTCTGCAAGGGTTCATGGGACTGCATAGAATCGTGGagtcctggagctggaagggacctcaggaggtcatctagtccagcctcctgcccaaagcaggatcaacccccactaaatcatcccagccaggacaagtccagaatagcttatttggaaataacccTGCGGTGTAGGTATGTCATATTGAATTAGAGCAGGGCTCTAATCGGAAACGGGCTCTATTGGGTGTGGACGCACTATTTCGGAGTAAGTTCTGCATGTTTtgtggcttccctgtagtgtggacgcgttattccagaatagcttattttggaataacaactctggaataactctgtagtgtggacgcgttattccagaatagcttattttggaataacaactctggaataaccctgtagtgtggacgtagccccgGAGGCTTGCACGTGGGGCTGTGCGAGCAGGCAGTGGGGTCAGTCCCTGGACATGATTAGACATCAGATCAGTGGCGAGTGCGTGGGTTCCAGGGTGCAGCTTGGAGGTTCAGAGACTCGGAGGTCCTCACTTAGTTCTCTGGGTTCTCAGAGTGAGGCAGATGGCCCAGGGGCGTCGTTAGGTTTTGACCCTACAACTCTGCCACATTGTTAAATATAGTTGCATTACCCACCCGTGCTCCGGTGAAGCTCTGTGCATCCTCTCACCCTTGGGAGACAAGTCTAGTCGAGTCAAAATGTAGCCAGCTCGTCTTCTCTGAAAGCCACCTTTGTATCTCCGGAATACTGTCAACTCTTCTGCTTTCCTGCCTGAGGTTAGCTTAAGAAAGAGTGTAGAGGCTTTTGATCCCTTAACCACTACTACTAGGCTTCAGTTTCAACCTTCTGCTCAGCAGACGAGGCAGAGCATGCCGCCTCCTCACTTCCATACAACATCCCCTTCTGGCATCCTCCCTTTGCCGTTGCTTGTTGGCCTCCCATCTAAGCCCGTCCTCAGAACAGAAATGCACCAAGTACGTTGGCGTTTCAGTCGCAAATATGGTTGTTTCTCTCATCCGGCAGGATCCAAGTGGCAGCTGAGGACGAGAACCCAGAACGATGGCTCCATCAGCAGTTACTCTCCGATACCTCTGGCAAGCTACAATACAGACACTGCTTAACTTCCCAGGCCAAGGACACCACCCCACAACTcttggcctcagtttcccccacagTGTCATAAGGCCAAAGAAGAGCTGTGAAGCTTACCACACTCACTACATGTCCCGCCAAGGTCTCACACAAGGGGTGGGTGGAGACCGCCTCGCAGTGAAAACATCGCTGGCAGAATCAGATGGGGTTGCGTCTCTTTGTCCACCGCAGAGAGTCTGGGACTGtttaaaaggaagaaggaagTTTCTAGTCTCTTAACTTCTCAGCAAATCATGCCCTGTCTTTGCTGTGAACATTCAAGCTGATGTAAATTGCTGTAAATTGCCTGTCTCCTGTTTGTTATTAAACCTCAGTGTAATCTCCCATGGTCTTTTCCTCCCCATGAGTGTACAAAATGAGGTGTGTTGGGCTGGCAGAAATTTGAATGACCATGAAGTCCAGTTCTGGTCACTAAGGTAGGACCATGTAGACCATCACTGACCAATGATTGTCCAGCCTCGTCTTCAAAACCTCCAGTAATGGgccttccacaacctccctgatgTGTCAGTTCCAGAGCTTGGCTAACCTTCTAGTTAGAAAGCTACCTACTCTCAAGATCCCTTGCTGCAGAgaaagcccattacttcttgcccTCCCTTCGGTAGACATGGAGAATATttatcatagaatcccagggttagaagggacctcaggagagcaccaagtccagccacctgtccaaagagggaccaaccccaactaaatcatcccagccagggctttgtccagccgggactctagggatggagattccaccacctctctaggtaacacatcccagtgcttcaccaccctcctggggaaataatttttcttaatatccaacctggacctctcccgctgtaacttgagaccattgctccttgttctgccgtctgtcaccactgcgaatagtctgtccccagccttttAGAGCCACCTTTCAGGAAGCTGTAGGCTGCTACCAAaccacccctcattcttctcctctgcagactaaatgagcccaaatccctcagcctctcctcataggtcatgtgctcctgacccctaattattttggttgtcttctgctggaccctctccaatgcatccacatcttttctgtatgGGGGGACAGAGGCAGGAGTGGGTACAAAACTCACCAGCGCCaattagaggggaataatcagttctctagatctgctggacgTGGCTCCTCGTGGGTACGACCCCAGAGAACATTCATCCATTGtcctctttgtaacagccctTCACATATCGGAAGActgttctcttctcttctctcaaGAAGACCGAGAGGACCTGAGAACATTGTCCCCTCGTCCTTTTCACCTTTCCTCAGAGATCAGGTCTTCAAAacctttgttcctctcctctggaccctctcaagTTTCTCCACAACTTTGCTACGATCCTGGAATTAGAAGGTGTTCTCCAATTCAGCCACAGATAAGCCCATGACCCAGACTCCCCATGTGTTACATGTGACCCCCCTGCTTGTGTGCCTCAGAATTATATTAGCCTTTGTCACAGCTGCATCACATTGGGGATTTCTCTTCAATTTGTGGTCCACACCACCTCTCCTACCTTATTCAGCAGTGCTATCAAGTCATCAGTCATTCCCCACTCTGCATTTGTGCATTCAATATATCTTTTCTCTGTGAAGTACTTTGCAGTTACCTTTGTAGTATTTCACTCTGGTGATTTCAGGCCAGTCCCCCAACTGGCCAAGATTgttctgaattttaatcctgtccttcaGTCCCGTAGGCCCAGCCATAAAacgcttgcaacccctcccagcttggtgtcatccataaAATGTATATACCCAATAAAAGATTTACCTGGTGTCATTGGGGTCCTTGTGGGGTgtcagggcaaggggtggggtgcaggagtttcagccgatggccgggtaatgagtggtctgtgagcctattttacatccAATTCTTTAGTTGCTAGAATGgcctgtcccttcgcagcgggcagccagagaggctgacggatgccccggGAATGGGCTCAGTGGAGGCAACAcgactcagcgcccagcttttactgcaccttaccactgaccaggctgaatacagccaaaccggctaaggttctttgtgtttggccgagttacagcaactaggagtcgtcaggctgaagcttaaacatggttacgctttattacaaagcaga
The window above is part of the Carettochelys insculpta isolate YL-2023 chromosome 32, ASM3395843v1, whole genome shotgun sequence genome. Proteins encoded here:
- the LOC142004791 gene encoding advanced glycosylation end product-specific receptor-like; protein product: MVETLLLHLLASLQLLPRLVSSAVLHPAPSFSVTPQQDEYLFGDVVNLSCSAPATKDNLREFHYYSDVGWAVTARVSNRKHTYKLNVTNPQQSGVYTCAYYTEKHGSYTKSEESHGIAIKVKDFPPAPKLTMDPLSGDVGEGHPLVLTCTAPGDAADRRFHFYHNGAQVLPEDMGSEVSTLEPIAGGMKVSSLSIPQFSVNRTGQYSCQYDEVDSGRWIPSTMSQAMTATLKDPPSPPVLSMDPPSGVVAEGLPLLLTCTAHGGPAERRFHFYKDGAELVPGDAGSDVNMAKPGTGSASVSMLSIPRTGSDSAGIFACGYEESVNGRWVLSPRSQALNVTVKEPPPQPQLHVDPPAGAVSEGLPLLITCTAPVPSGGQRFHFYKDGAEIIPGASGPELITPRPGTVLKSLSIPEAGPDAAGEFTCTYEEKVSGQWVSSPRSQAATVTVKGRASLLIPLVAGCSGVAVALILLLLLICLCKRTKKGSKWQLRTRTQNDGSISSYSPIPLASYNTDTA